Proteins encoded within one genomic window of Besnoitia besnoiti strain Bb-Ger1 chromosome II, whole genome shotgun sequence:
- a CDS encoding hypothetical protein (encoded by transcript BESB_037220) produces the protein MSLSSSSYLVQQELINSRTEAIFAALHLRSFVLRLPIVNVADAEKTRQGIFEKILKNRSYSCTRSNPKDAFTRQPNPELAAAQTEEIVEMLSAPSSVGFVLVVVEEAVQTKGGSGQAEYCPVGGGIVEVVDEHERSIRGLWCRRSLPPDFSSLLMKALCLRIFAQAFEWPDEPAGAVGVSPGGAGTPGTGVSSGGGTSRGGSSSKNPYRLVSCTEKALLLFPRDAVTFLTETLMLSKHWETELDGGSHNDHPTVKCKCQKLSKLPGAWQFYGICESRFLNYWRPGLQFRNFLPDAPPPALCDFLLLCRQQGTSRPSKYASPHIGRRVAAGLPGEEGDFNKENLDGSDDGRKGGGAGAGERKNGTSPCEGSSSSFPDFNGAGGEGGLGADAKAFQPSGPGTRQSSRRQQQQLIQRYHATSSSYAYASTYATSYASSSLADGAAPPARKRTNGESRNTGRGTAAHAPERGAAHAEGAGGDGAAKKKRAESPAASQPGVPAEAAVCAEPAGRGSRGDEREGEAQADAAASGPAPRPETEETSSAEADATATGADEPGGGAERDEGRESGQEERRSGESTQGVGDLEEADASAAKRLRVEA, from the exons AtgtcgctctcttcgtcttcgtaCCTTGTTCAGCAGGAGCTGATCAACAGTCGGACAGAGGCcatcttcgcggcgctgcaccTGCGTTCGTtcgtgctgcggctgcccaTCGTGAACGTTGCAGATGCGGAGAAGACTCGCCAGGGGATCTTTGAGAAGATTCTGAAGAATCGTTCCTACTCGTGCACGCGTTCGAACCCGAAGGACGCCTTTACGCGGCAGCCGAACCCCGAacttgccgccgcgcagaccgAGGAGATCGTCGAGAtgctctccgcgccctcaTCAGTGGGATTCGTCCTTGTTGTCGTTGAAGAAGCGGTCCAAACcaagggcggcagcgggcagGCCGAGTACTgccccgtcggcggcggcatcgTCGAGGTCGTGGACGAGCACGAACGGTCTATTCGCGGCCTCTG GTGCCGTCGCTCGCTTCCGCCCGACTTCTCCTCGCTGTTGATGAAGGCGCTGTGCCTCCGAATCTTTGCGCAGGCCTTCGAATGGCCCGACgagcctgcgggcgcggtcgGAGTCTcgccaggaggcgcggggacGCCGGGGACAGGTGTCTcctcggggggggggacgagCCGTGGAGGCTCCAGCTCAAAGAATCCGTACCGCCTGGTCAGCTGCACAGAGaaggcgcttcttctcttcccgAGAGACGCCGTCACGTTCCTAACCGAGACTCTGATGCTCTCGAAACACTGGGAGACGGAGCTCGACGGCGGCAGTCACAATGATCATCCGACAGTCAA GTGCAAGTGTCAGAAGCTGAGCAAGCTTCCCGGAGCCTGGCAATTTTACGGGATTTGCGAGTCGCGCTTTTTGAACTACTGGCGGCCGGGCTTGCAGTTCCGCAACTTCCTCCCTGAcgcaccgccgcccgccctctGCGACTTCCTCCTGCTCTGTCGCCAGCAGGGCACCTCGCGCCCGTCAAAGTACGCCTCTCCGCATATAGGGCGAAGAGTGGCCGCGGGGCTCCcaggggaggagggcgacttCAACAAAGAGAACCTCGATGGGTCTGACGACGGCCGCAAGGGAGGCGgggccggcgcgggcgagcggaaGAACGGCACGTCGCCCTGCGAGGGGAGCAGTTCGTCCTTTCCAGACTTCAAcggggctggcggcgagggcggcttgggcgcggacgcgaaggcctTCCAGCCCTCCGGCCCCGGGACCCGCCagagcagccgccgccagcaaCAGCAGCTGATTCAGAGGTACCATGCCACCTCTTCCTCGTACGCGTACGCCTCGACTTACGCGACCTCCtacgcctcctcgtcgctcgccgacggcgcagccccTCCCGCCCGCAAGCGCACGAACGGAGAAAGCCGAAACACCGGGCGCGgcaccgccgcgcacgcgcccgagcgaggcgctgcacacgctgaaggagccggcggcgacggtgcggcgaagaagaagcgagcagaatctcccgcggcgtctcAGCCTGGAGTccctgcagaggctgcggtgtgcgcggagcccgcgggcCGTGGGAGTcgaggcgacgagcgagaaggcgaggcgcaggcagacgccgcggcctccggtCCTGCCCCGCGCCCtgagacggaggagacgagttccgcagaggccgacgcgACGGCAAccggcgcggacgagccaggcggcggcgcagagagagacgaagggcgAGAAAGCGGgcaagaggagaggcgctcAGGGGAGTCCACGCAGGGGGTGGGCGATCttgaggaggcggacgcgtccgccgcgaaaAGGTTGCGCGTCGAGGCGTag
- a CDS encoding hypothetical protein (encoded by transcript BESB_037230), translating into MAAPRLRALFVLLALVALSSLCLSKEAFNSAPLAASPVVGASAEAAPASGSANAASEDDDDEDEFIYQDAPEPATAPATAASTAAVSSQPAGAAKDSPPLAFGSSPRASVPPPPKSYLPEILFAVTVAVVIAVAVWGRKKNIHVADAWIGSVSSLLKANFAVVGYENSYLVMKSYNVFELYCTGRRNCFCLHGVLQCLPRQCLWRHFFVGPLFRSQAEDSANSVTLELLLTPSAEPGVVAVCKRTEQKQLMSSNWDLREFAKARTAASNPKLAQLGSNLVAFSDTSDALDSLVLGNKTATKTLAACAEFFRFLYFSDVCSSIHPSLVPTAATCPGASANTRTFRVLRMSFFLPPNDRMEEVEPLLRLALFLADQARHLGLSDKSVEVAKKMRLQYQKEMLKEQEEQRQEQLEKKRSERKRLDEEKYQNMTPEQQRKYEEKEYKKSLKQKKGRFKVRSLPTLAVLKI; encoded by the exons AtggcagcgccgcgtcttcgcgccctctttgtgcttctcgctctcgttgcgctgtcgtcgctgtgCCTCTCTAAAGAAGCATTCaactctgcgccgctcgctgcctcccccGTCGTCGgagcctccgcagaggctgcaCCTGCGAGCGGCTCAGCGAACGCCGCGAGTGAAGATGACGACGATG AAGATGAGTTCATTTATCAGGACGCCCCCGAGCCGGCaaccgcgccggcgactgcGGCCTCGACAG CGGCCGTGAGTTCGcagcctgccggcgcggcaaAGGACTCGCCCCCGCTTGCATTTgggtcgtcgccgcgcgcgtcagTGCCTCCACCGCCCAAGTCCTACCTGCCTGAGATCCTCTTCGCAGTCACCGTCGCTGTAGTGATTGCCGTGGCGGTTTGGGGACGCAAAAAGAATATTCACGTCGCTGACGCATG GATCGGCTCGGTCTCGTCGCTCCTCAAGGCAAatttcgccgtcgtcggctaCGAAAACTCCTACCTCGTGATGAAGTCCTACAACGTCTTCGAACTCTACTGCACCGGCCGCAGAAACTGCTTCTGTCTCCACGGTGTCCTCCAG TGCCTGCCGCGCCAGTGCCTGTGGCGTCACTTCTTCGTGGGGCCACTCTTCCGCTCGCAAGCGGAAGACTCTGCCAACAGCGTCACGCTGGAGCTTCTCCTTACGCCCTCCGCCGAGCCGGGCGTCGTCGCAGTCTGCAAGCGCACTgagcagaagcagctgaTGAGCAGCAACTGGGACTTG AGAGAGTTTGCCaaggcgcggacggcggcgagcaacCCGAAGCTGGCGCAGCTGGGTTCGAACCTCGTCGCGTTCAGCGACAcgagcgacgcgctggaCTCCCTCGTACTGGGCAACAAAACTGCGACCAAGAcgctcgccgcgtgcgcagagttcttccgcttcctctaCTTCTCGGATGTCTGCTCGTCGATTCATCCGTCGCTGGTCCCCACCGCCGCGACCTGCCCAGGCGCCTCAGCGAACACGCGAAC ATTCCGCGTGCTGCGCATgagcttcttcctccctcctAACGACCGCATGGAAGAAGTCGA gccgcttctccgtctcgcgctcttcctcgctgaCCAAGCTCGCCACCTCGGTTTGAGCGACAAG AGCGTGGAGGTCGCGAAGAAGATGCGCCTGCAATACCAGAAGGAGATGCTGAAGGAGCAAGAAgagcagagacaggag caactggagaagaagcgctCGGAGAGGAAGCGTCTGGACGAGGAGAAATACCAAAATATGACTCccgagcagcagagaaagTACGAGGAGAAGGAGTACAAGAAGTCGCTcaagcagaagaagggaCGCTTCAAGGTACGGTCTCTGCCAACTCTCGCG GTCCTTAAGATCTAA